The following DNA comes from Quercus robur chromosome 1, dhQueRobu3.1, whole genome shotgun sequence.
GTCCACATTGCTTTGATGTTTCATCCCAGTCAAATGACCAACAGTAACCTCTAATGTAGCTAACCTACAAAAATACACCGAGGGCATTATTGTCATTCAAACCATCCACCCCTTCTCTACTCGAAGCTCTCTCTGTCCTCATTTCTGAACTCCAAGACACGAGCAGCAGCACCGTTTCTGCCTAAAAAGAAGGAGAGTAATTTGGTGTAAAAATGATGGGCAAAAAGGTAAAATGGAGCTGGAGCTCCGCTCTAATCGGAGCGGCTTCGGCGGCGGCAGCGTCGGCGCTGATTTCGGCAAAGCCGAAAGACCCGACTTTCCACGTGATATCAATCAGCCTCACCTCATTCAAGCTCAACCTGCCAGTCCTCGACGTCGAGCTCACCCTCAGCGTCCACGTCACCAACCCCAACATCGTGCCCATCCACTACTCCTCCACCACCATGTCCATCTTCTACGACGGCTCCCTGCTCGGCTCCGCCGAGGTCCAGGCCGGCTCCCAGGGTCCACAGTCTTGCCAGACGCTCCGCCTCCCGGCTCGGCTCGACGGCGTGCAGCTCGCTCACCACGCCGTCAAGTTCTTGGCTGACGTGGCGAGGCGCGAGATGGTGCTGGACGCGGCTGTGGATATCGGTGGTACCGCGAAGGTGTTGTGGTGGCACCACAAGTTCATGGTCCGCGTGGACAGTCGGGTCACCGTTGATCCTGTTTTTCTTGATGTGATTGATCAGGAAAGTACGGCTGAGATGGAAGTCTCTCTTACTTGAAAAAGCTGAAACGCACGTTTTGTATTATATGAGAAAAGAATGGAACATgaatgaataataatatttttttaatgtttttggtgaacttttttttttaatattttctagagTACTCGCTTTGTCATTTTTGACTATGATATTAGtggttttgaaattaaaatctcatacttttaaaagtttcaaattaatcttacactttttaaaatgttttaattcaattcataaatctatttttatatatatatatatatatatatattttttttttttttttggttaagaggCTGAATTATATGAACAAAGTTTATttctaaactagtttggaaagaaactcttcaaacttctcgtatatttcttttttagatgtgaattttgaaaatctaacctttaaatttcatatttcttatgttcttaacatacatatcaaatttcgctcaaatcggatattatttactgtttgatcaattaacttattttttatatacaattttagattacaaaaacttgaaattataacatttatttgatgacatagcaattgatctttgattttcttgaaattttgtaagcattaagGATGTAATAAGAAAATGCAAtctaatagttagattttcaaaattcacactcaatataaatatatatgatgagtttgtagggtttctctccaaactagtttggagagaaactttgttcgaATTATATTAGATTAACTAGTCACAAAAGGCAactgtggggtccaataattgatgggccaggcccacttgctgatggagagttcaaaggcctaagctgaaaaaggtcatggcccgagctcaagaataataaggcccaattggcccggagaagcagccgaggacagtgcagtcctcggctgacccaaagatccaccaagaagaggggcaaaacggtaaagggacatgcttgaagggaaatctaaaatatctaggaaaggctgcctttaccatcttccccatgcatatctctgcgcctaacagagccttatcctttaactttattaaccactcccaacaactttgggttgGAATTgacaggacaagtatcagtcttggaaatgtcgaccctacacgtggacgaaggaaaatgaatgcagactagtataaaagaaaaaataagtaatatagAGAAGAGGCTGGGGGggactggccaaaaaagaaaggctCCCAGTCTACCTCCAGAAGAAAGGCTCCAAGGGTGAAAGCTCtcaaatcacatatgaacaccaccagaaccaccactgggtaactaaggcctagcctttcgaatccactctctacaaatgatattgtttgggcccattcacgtgcgaacccaactctactgcggttcgtcgcgaaacgtgaccctacaattggcgccgtctgtggggaaggcttgcgcgttagctcgagcggtggtgaAGTTGAGTTTCTGTCGAACAAAGGTCTATGAGGGTGCCTTTAtgaccggcgacacattgttgctattccaacataagttcccatTAGGGGCTACATCTCACAGTGTCGATGGCatgggcaagtctaggggcttcaaacatcaggctagcttcccccaccttgttcgaggagctaaaccttcggaagataaataaataaagaagaatacaagttttggacagatacaaggccttgtatggtcctcggacccaagcctctggggaaaccaactacttacaaagagaatacaagttttgaacagaaccaaggccttgtatggtcctcggacccaagcctctggggaaaccaactacttaaaaagagaatacaagttttggacagaaccaaggccttgtatggttctcggacccaagcctctggggaaaccaactacttacaaagacaatacaagttttggacagaaccaaggccttgtatggtcctcggacccaagcctctggggaaaccaactacttacaaagacaatacaagttttggacagaaccaaggccttgtatggtcctcggacccaagcctctgggaaaaccaactacttacaaagacaatacaagttttggacagaaccaaggccttgtatggtcctcggacccaaggacaatacaagttttggacagaaccaaggccttgtatggtcctcgaacccaagcctctggggaaaccaactacttacaaagacaatacaagttttggacagaaccaaggccttgtatggtcctcggacccaagcctctggggaaaccaactacttacaaagacaatacaagtttttgacagaaccaaggccttgtatggttctcggacccaagcctctggggaaaccaactacttacaaaaacaatacaagttttggacagaaccaaggccttgtat
Coding sequences within:
- the LOC126721309 gene encoding uncharacterized protein LOC126721309, translating into MMGKKVKWSWSSALIGAASAAAASALISAKPKDPTFHVISISLTSFKLNLPVLDVELTLSVHVTNPNIVPIHYSSTTMSIFYDGSLLGSAEVQAGSQGPQSCQTLRLPARLDGVQLAHHAVKFLADVARREMVLDAAVDIGGTAKVLWWHHKFMVRVDSRVTVDPVFLDVIDQESTAEMEVSLT